CCCGTCCCAGGCGCCCCATCATTACCACCAGGACCGCCGCGCTGATCGATACGGTGGAGATCAGCAACGCCAGCCCCGCCTGCGCCGCGTGCAGCGTGCTCTCGGAGTTCAGCGCGGCGACCGCCGCATACGCGCCGTAGCCTGCCGTCACCGCGCCCCAGGCGAACAGGACGATTGCCGCAAAAGCCGCCATCCGACGAAACGTCACACAAAGGTCCCGGCGAGTCAACGTGGACCCACTCACTCAAAATTGTTAGTGTTGCGTTTGGCTCGCGAGGAAGAACTCCGGGACATCCACATCGAGGCTTGAACACATGGCGGGAACACTCGAAGGCATCAAGATTCTGGAGCTCTCCAGCTACGTCACCGGCCCGTTCGCTTCCATGCTCATGGCGGACCTGGGCGCCGAGGTCATCAAGGTCGAGGACCGGGAGCGCGGCGACCCGTTCCGGGGCTGGGGCGGCGGCAAGATGTATTCCGCCACCTTCTGCAGCCTGAACCGGAACAAGAAGAGCATCACGCTGGACCTGCGGACCGAGGAGGGGCAGGAGATCTGCCGCAGGCTCGCGGCCGAGGCGGACGTGCTCGTCGAGAACCACCGTCCGGGGGTCATGGCGCGGCGCGGCCTCGACTACGACACCCTGCGCGAGTTGAACCCGAAGCTCATCTATTGCTCCATCTCCGGCTTCGGCCAGGAAGGACCCTACCGCGACCGCCCCGGGTACGACACCGTGGGCCAGGGAATGAGCGGCCTGCTGAGCCTGCTCACGGATCCCGATGAACCCAAGGGCATGGGCATCTCCCTGTCCGACCACCTCACCGGGGTGTACGCGTGCTATGGGGTGCTGGCGGCGCTGGTGAACCGCATGATGACCGGCGAGGGGCAGATCATCGAGACCTCCCTGCTGCGCGCCTCGGTGTCCTTCACCGCCGAGAACTGTGCGCGCTACTTCGAGACCGGGGTGGTGCCGAGCCGGGCCGACCGCACCCGCACCGCCGGCGTGTTCGCCTTCGTCGACCGCGACGGCCGGCCCTTCGTCGTTCACTTGTCCTCGCCCGACAAGTTCTGGCTCGGGCTCGTGGAAGTGGCCGGGAAACCCGAGTGGGGGAAAGACCCCCGCTTCGCCGACAAGGAGGGCCGCACCGAACACCACGACCTGCTGGAGCGGGAGCTTCAAACCATCTTCGAGCGTGACTCGCGCGACGTGTGGCTCAAGAAGCTCAGAGAGCACGACGTACCCTCCACTCCGCTGAACAACCTCGAGGACATGTTCAACGACCCGCAGGTCAAGCAGTACGGCTTCCCCATCGAGGTGGAGCATCCCAAGATGGGCAAGGTGAAGCTGGTGGGGAGCGGCGTGAACATGAGCCGGACGCCGCCCGAGACGCCGACGCCGCCACCCATGCTCGGGGAGAACACGGACGAGATCCTGCGAGGGCTCGGGTACAGCGCGGAAGACGTCGAGGGGCTGCGCGGCCGGGAGGTCGTCTAGTGTGCCGTGGCGAACGGGACGATCGGGATGCGCGCGCCGCACGGCGTGGCGAGGTCGTTTTTGCGTTGCTTGTTGCCGCCCAAGTCTGATAAGTAACGGCTTCCTCCGTAATGTTGGCTTTCGGCGCGAGCCGCGCCGACCGGATATCACCCGTGCGGATGCCACGGAACGCCGATACCGGAACGAAACGGGAATTACTATGACTCACGCCACAAAGACGATCTGCCTCGCAGTCGGGCTTTGCCTGTCCCTTGCCGCTTGTGTCTCCACCAACGAGCACGAACAGGTGAAACAGGAAAGAGACCAGGCTTTGCAGGCTAAGGAAAGTGCCGAGAAGAAGGCTGCGGAACTGACCACGGCACTGGAACAGAGCGGCCAGGAGGTGAAGGGGCTTCAGGCCAAGGTCCAGGGGATGGAACAGGAGGCCACGAAGTCCCGGAGCGCGCTCGAGCAGAGCGCGAAGGAACTCGCGGGCACGCAGAAGCAGGTCACCGATCTGGAGATGGGGGTAGCGGCCCTGACGGGCGAGCGCGACAGCGCGCGCAAGAGCGCCGACGACATGGCCAAGCAGCTTGGAGACAAGACCAAGGCTGCCGACGACCTCGCCGCTCAACTTGCCGGCAAGACCAAGGCCGCCGACGATCTCGCCGCTCAACTCGCCGACAAGACCAAGGCCGCCGATGACCTCGCCGCTCAACTCGCCGGCAAGACCAAGGCCGCCGACGACCTCGCCGCTCAACTTGCCGGCAAGACCAAGGCCGCCGACGATCTCGCCGCTCAACTCGCCGGCCAGACCAAGGCCGCCGATGACCTCACCGCTCAACTTGCCGGCAAGACCAAGGCCGCCGATGACCTCGCCGCCCAACTCGCCGGCAAGACCGCCATGGTGCAAGACCTGGAGAAACGGGCCGGGGAACTCACCGCGGCCAAGGCCGAACTGGAAAAGAACGCCGCCGCGATGTCCGGCAAGCAGGAGGAGTTGAACGCGCGCGTGAAGGGCCTTGAGGAGCAGGTGGCGCAGAAGGACAAGGCCATCGCCGAGATGAGCGCCGCGGCCGATGGGCTGAAGGCGGCCAAGCAAGCCCTGGAAGCGGAGGCGGCCAAGAACACGGAAGCCTTGGCCCAGGCGCGCAAGGAAGCGGCGGCAGCGGCGCAGTCATTGAAACAGGCCCGGGCGGCAAGGGACAAGGCCGCGGCCGACCTCGCCACCACCCGGCGCTCGCTGAAACAGACCCGCGCCGAAAAGGACAAGGCCCTGGCCGACCTCGCCGCCAGGAACAAGGCGCTGACTGAAATGGCCACCAGGGAAAAGGACGCCTCTCAAAAGCTTGCGGCCTCTACGGCCGACCATGGCAAAACCGTTAGTGCGCTCCAGCAGCAGTTGGATCAGGCCCGCGCCGGAATGGACAAGGCGCTCGCCGACCTCTCCGCCAAGGAGAAGGAGTTGGCCGAGCTGGCCGCCAAGGAGAAGGCGTCCGCTGAACAGGGGGCTTCTCAGGCGCAGGGTGCCGACCAAGGGCAAGCCGCCCCGCAACAGTGACGCCCCTCGCCCGCCTTCGCGGGCAGAGGCTTCCACGAAGGGGCGCCGGGCGTCAGGCCTTGATGTCCGGCCAGTCGTGCAGCAGCCGGCCGTAGCCGGAAATGCTGCACGAATAGCCCACCCTGGAGAGCATGTACCAGAGCATGGCGGGATTGCTCGCGACCACGGGCCGCGCCAAGTCCTCTTCAAGCCGATCCAGAATCTTCAACGGGTCGAGCACGGCCCCCTGGAAGTAGATGGCCTGGACCTCCGGG
The sequence above is drawn from the Deltaproteobacteria bacterium genome and encodes:
- a CDS encoding CoA transferase, which encodes MAGTLEGIKILELSSYVTGPFASMLMADLGAEVIKVEDRERGDPFRGWGGGKMYSATFCSLNRNKKSITLDLRTEEGQEICRRLAAEADVLVENHRPGVMARRGLDYDTLRELNPKLIYCSISGFGQEGPYRDRPGYDTVGQGMSGLLSLLTDPDEPKGMGISLSDHLTGVYACYGVLAALVNRMMTGEGQIIETSLLRASVSFTAENCARYFETGVVPSRADRTRTAGVFAFVDRDGRPFVVHLSSPDKFWLGLVEVAGKPEWGKDPRFADKEGRTEHHDLLERELQTIFERDSRDVWLKKLREHDVPSTPLNNLEDMFNDPQVKQYGFPIEVEHPKMGKVKLVGSGVNMSRTPPETPTPPPMLGENTDEILRGLGYSAEDVEGLRGREVV